TACTAGAGGATCAGTTACGGGATAAATCTATACTAATGATGTAGTTGATCATATAATATTTACGATCATACGTAAGTTAAGTTCTATATGAAATCCGAACAAAGTTTATGTAGTGTGACATCTGTATAATTAATCGACAATAGTCTAACAAGTAACAactatattaaatataaaagagATGTTTTTTCCCGAGTACAGCTTGGGATGGGGGTGAGGTGATATTTCGACGTCGGTTGGGGAGAAGCTTTTGCCAAACCAGCTAACAAGATGTTGGCTAGAAGAGATGTTTGCACCATATAGAAAATTGGTTTCTCGCGAAGATTGTTTATCCAAGCGAGCGTTGACTTCTTCTGATAGCTTGGTAAATGAAATCTATCATTATTGCTGATGAAACTCCGTGCCAGAAAAGAAAAGCTCACCCGTTTCGCGACTGAttcagaaaatgaaaacaagTTCATTCGGGTAAATATCTAAAAATTGAAGCTAATTATTTAGAGATACAACTTCTTTAGCCAGATGATGATACTGAAGATTAatggtttttattttaaagCAATCGCAATAACAATAGCAATATTCGAAGAAATTAAAGGAGAGAATTAAGACACGTAATATATAAGCATGGATTGCTTCACTCGGAACCAGTGGAGGAGTCAGAAATACGGCTCTGTCcgggctaaaattttaaacaaaaaatcttttaatattttaaattgatctacccgtactaatatcatattatttcaaaattatacaaaatttacatataatttttttttaaaaaaatttggccaGCCCGGGTACCCAAGCATGTGAGTCCGCCCATGCTCGGAACCCTTTTGAAACGATATCATCATGAAAACGTGTACATCCACATGAAAGCcatttcttaattattaaaataaggaAAAGTGAGCCGCAAGATATATCCCAATTGAGAGTCAAAGGGGCCGAGAATCAAAATAGTAAGAGAAAAAGGAATAGAGCCGAGAGCCCGGAGTTCTTCGTCCGCTCCGAAGCACAGAGTGATGCTCATTGAAGCAAACCAAAGAACTCCAGGAATCTCGGAGTGAGAAGGGATAGCTCATGGTCGTTACATGAAAAGACATGCTCGGAATACGAAGCGTCTCAGACTGTTCACTTTCCCGGAATTCGAAGTTTTTTGGGCCGTTCAGATTCTAGGGCATACATCATCATGACATCAACCCTACCAACCCGAGGATATGAAACGACAAAAACTTTCTAAGCTCGGGAGGTATGAGGCTCCGAAACTTTATACTAAgaccgggagacatgaggcctcGACATTTTTAGCAAGAGTTGATTATCTTTCCGGTGGAGTTCAATCATGACTAATTgggacagcgagtatgactctagcccgactatttaaaaAAAGAGTGGTGATACCCTCggaagagcccgggtcatggataaCTTGGAACAGTAAATGGATAGCCCAGATCATGGTAATTTTGCAGAAGATGCTCATAAGTAGCCGGGCAGGTGAATGCTCGTGACGTCATTTACTCGAATAACCAGAGGCCAGAGCTCTCGGACGAATTCCTTGGTGTTGACTCTCTGCTCGGGATGCCTCGGTAATAGTTCCGCACTCGAGTGCGAGAGCAGGTGATATCTTATCTCGGTAAGCGTACCTAACAGAATCGCATCGATTTGACGTGATGGAAATGACATATCAGCGTGATAGGAACTTGATGTAGATGACTATAAGTGATAAGTAgacactgaaaacaaggtcaTCATTATCTTCTTTCTTATAAATAGCATGATTGCTTTGCATTAAATTAATCCACACATATATACACCAGTGACATTATTTCTctctaaaaaaattacattgattttattcattttcaCATGCTGACTTAAACATCGGAGTGACCACGTCGGAAACCCATCCGACGCCCATTCACATGTTTCTCTTCCTGTTTCCAAGACATCATTGCAACCCTACTTCAGATAGATACTCTCAATTTGGGATATATCTTGCGACTCATTTTTCCCTCATCAACTTATTGTCAGATTCGGTGGATTGACCGACCCAGCTCACCCTATTCACCAGGATCACATCATTGGAGATATTTCGATTCCAGCGAATGATGACATTTCTTTTTCGATTCATCCATGGCCTCATTCAAGAATTGTTTTTGATCCAACCCGTAAGAATCTTATGCAAGAGGACCGACTTTATAAAGTGCAAAACCCATTggtcatataaaataaaacctCAGTTGTTAACtgattttaatatgaaaaagtAAGGAAGGTGTGGTGTTGTGTaccaatatcatcattttcaacTTGAAAAAGTAGATGGTCACGAGTGCAAATGAGACAAGATCAAACTCGCAAAGTGGACTCGTAGATTACCTTACAGACTCAAGATATGctcattttaacttcacaaacaTATTTGCTAGGTCAAAACACAATATTAGTTTTCGAGCGCGGAGCCAAGTTTGTCAAAAAGCTCCATGTTGGTGTTCTGTTTTCTTGTAGATCATGCTTGGAAAACTGCAGAATAACAAGAATGTACAATCTcataaaacataatataataGCAGTCTACAAAGGAAACGGCATCCAAACAAGGAGGTTCCAAAAGGCTCCTCACTTGCCAacaaaaagaaggaaaaaacgCAGAAGGGAGAAAAAAAACGGACTCTCATcgaacataaaattttaaaactcaaaTACGAGTACAAAAAAGAAACGAGTAAACTAACCACCATTCCTGTTCAATGAAAAGCCACATTCTTTTTCATCATCCATCTCTTCTTGGTCGTCTCCATGGCCTCGTACCTCATCCTGGAAAGTTCTTGAAACCATTGTTGGTATTGTGTTTCAATAGCATCAAGCTCCAATTTCAAATGAGTTTCAGGATCTGCATCAGGCAGAGTCAAACTCGAACAACTGCTTGTTAGGCTCCCTGCTTTGGAAACTCTACGTTGCTGGTCCAACAATGCACATTCCAAACTGCTATTTCCAAATTCATGCATTACACAGTCGTAATATAAATCTCGAAACTCCATCTCAGAAACTTCTACATTATAATCTTTAGAAACATTCTCATTCTTTATTGAAGAGACTTCACCCGTAGCCTCATAAGTCAGCGATCCATCCGAAAATTTTACATTTCTTGTAGGTATAAAACACGGAGACATAATAAATGCTCCATAAGATGACACAAAACTGGAATTACTAGACAAATCAGCCTGATCATGCTGTCGTTGTCGACAAATTCGAGGATCCATTTGAAATTCAGATCCATCACCTTGTTTAACCATTAACTCTGCTGGACAATCAGGTGGTGATGACCTCTCCCACTGATCTCTGATCAATGTTAGGCCACTTGCACTTATCTCTCCACTGGAGTTCCAATCAAATGTAGGCTTCCTGTTGGGTAAGATTCTTACTATTAGGAAATCAATGAAATCAGCAATGAAAGCCACATCATGGTCGGCTAACTCTAACTGCTCAACCATCTCTGCTGCAACTGCAAGTGCCGTGTCCGAATCGAGGtagaaaagaaaatgtatattcCTCACACGGCCTGCATTAAAAAACAACAGGTATCTCAATCCAAATTTGCAAAAGTAGTTTGGTCCAAGTACACATCACTTTTCTCTTAACATGCACCTTTTGATGACTCAAAGAAATTGTTGGTCCTCATAAGATACATGAGAGACAATAAATCCAACAGTATAAACCATATGGGGAGTAATTGCCAATGTAGCATAGAATAGACCAAATAGTGTAGAAAAACTAGGCAATTTCATTCTTACCACCCTGATCACCAATGCGAAGGGTTAATGAAATGGAGTTGTCATCATTTTTCTTCCCCTTCAACCTAAATTCATTGTTATCGTGTAAACGTTGAAACTCCAGCACAGAAGAACTAGGGGTCATGCAATTAGAGTCCGAACTCCCAGGCAGAGTATGTTCAGAATCTATATCCATAGAACGAGGACCACAGTTCATTAATCTCACAGAATGAGGAACTTCTCTAGACATGTGTAATGAATCATGAAGGCTTTCTTTTGCATGATTAATTTGAAGAAACGGGTCTTTAAGAAGTTCCTTTGCAGATAACCTTTGAGAAGCTGGAACCAAACATTTCTCTATGAATTCTTTGACTTCAGGAGAAGCCACATTGCCAAGAGAAGCAGGTTTGATACCCTACCAAAATAGTATACTACCTTAGGATACTTTGCATAACCTGTCACAATGCAAAATCCAAAGAAGAAAATCAGTGAACTTACTGATGTAACTTTCCTATATATTTGAGCTGGATTTTTGCATTCAGCGTAAGGATATTCCAAAGCAACCATTTCCAGCATGCACATTCCAAAGGAATATATGTCAACTAGTTCATTATATTCCTCTTCGTAAAGCTCTGGAGCCATGAATTCCGGTGTTCCTGACAAAACAACTCAGGAAGTAAGCAATTCTGATACTCTGTTCATTTAAGTTATAAAAACAGGAATATAGCAGTATACCAATGACACTCTTAGCAGTAGGCTGCTGCATGATGGTTGCCAATCCAAGGTCCCCAATTTTAACTTCCCCACAATTACCATTAACAAGAATGTTGTCACATTTCAAATCCCTGTGAATTACAGGCGGGTTTTGACTGTGAAGATAATCTAAGCCTCGAAGAATCTGCCTTGCCCAATTCTTTACAGCCTTCATATCCACGCTTCTATGCCTTTTACGGTATCTAACAGCCAAAGTACAAAATATTGGTTCAAACATATAAGTTATTGATGCCGTTGGCAttaaaaaaacaacaacaacaacaacaacaaatcgTACTGTCTTAGGCTCCCAGAAGTGAAAAGCTCGGTGATCATATTAATAGTCTTTTTCTTGTCATCAATCCATGCATCATAAAACGTGATAATGTTTTCATGCTTCAGTTGTCTAAGAAGATGCACCTCAGAGTACAGTTTTTCCAAATCTTCAGGTGACCGCAACACATCGTCTATCTTCACTCGGTTCCACGCACATTCTGTCCCATCCAGCTTGTCAAATGCCTTATAGCTACAGAAAAATTTCAATTACTAAATGGGTTTTATGGCCATTGTCTCTACTGTTGTCAATTAAATTGCACAAGGAACAGTAAAGTTCGAGTATAAATACATACACAGTCTTGAATGCACCCTTGCCCAGGACTTCATTATACTGCAAAGAGAGGCCAGGAAAGCCAAGTGAGTATACACATTAAGCATCTCTAActcaacatcaaaatgaaaagTGTCAATCACATATGTGAGAGTCACAGCTCCAGTTATTTGATCATATAATGTCAGGTATTGAAGTTGAACAATGCTACTGCTTTGGACACTTTATTTGAAAACCACAATCTTGAAGTTGAATACAAAACATGaacaatatttcaagaaaacataTAATTGAAATAACTAAATTGACCACAGGAGGAAGCAAAATCCATGGCACTGGAAACTCAGTCTGATCATTTTTAGATGATATATACACCAATGAGGTATCCACAGGGACTTTACCGTCTGGAAACCATAAGGAAAGATTATTAAAAAGACCATAAGCTTAGCGTAAAAAGATATGAAACTAACACTGTAATATCATGCCGCGGCATTAGGAGCACACGCATCATATGACTTCTAAAAAGCAGCAATTTTAAAACAACATAAACTTGACACCAAGAAACACAAAGCTAGCACCACAATTGCAAATGCAGAAAGGCGAATAGGTGCAAAACAAAATTACCCGAACGTATCGGGCCCGAGGGCATGCCTCCAAATAATCAGTATCTGCCTGATCATAACCACCACAATTCACAGAATAACCTGACAAATTCTCGCTACAATATACTACTGAAGGAGGGAATCCAAAACCCCCACTGGTACTCATCACGGTCAAAACAGCAACAGCGGCAGCAACCACAACAAAAGTAAATTagcagaaacaaaaaaaaaatccaaaaaccaAAGAGGACAAAACAACGGCGGCCTAAGAATCAGAGGATGCAGTTTGGTAAAAAGAGGTTCTTGCTTTTCCGTCGGAAAATGCCTCTGACGAAATGCAGTAACAACCGAAGAGCGATTGCACGGGATTGAATCGGATTTGCCATTTCCAATTCTCATTTGCGTTAACATCTAGAGCCGACACATCGCCAAGATTCGTCAAGAAAAATGTTTGTAAGGCTAATTTGCATAAAGATCCATGGAGACACGGATTAGAACATGCGCTTCGTGTCATCGACGTGAAATCAATGTCCATTATATTTCTACGACGTAATGCTATAATTCTAATGAGAAATATAATATCTGATCACGATTCATTAGCTCGCTCATTCATGGAAAAATATATCCTAACATCTGATTTAGTATGATCTTTTCGATCCAAACCCAGTTCCAAAAATGAAAACTTTTGTTAggcagagaaaaaaaaaaaggaaagaaacaagaaaagaGGAGAAAAGGAATCGAGGAGTCAtgagaaatcaataaattttggTAGTTGGAATGAAATTTGAAGGGTATGCGATAATGAGATGAATCATTCTTTTATAATAAGATTGAAATTTAAGTTcacatcataataaataataaatgtatttgagatttattattttattttatattattttatgtagGTAATTTATAGGCTActcatatataaatttaaaattttatctattATTCATTGTCGACAATAATTGAAatcaatgtattttaaaattatctccTCACATGCATGAATCGAAGGCGAAAGAGAAGAAAGAACATACAACTTGTGCACCATTTGGGAACTCGTTTCATAATTTTGGCCATCAGCCACTTATTTTAAGTTGCATTAGAAATGATGAATTCCAAAcctatatatttcaaatatatatttgtagttTTAGATAGGTAATataaacttcaaattctcactttaattttaagttatcgtaataataaaaacattttaaatttgttttatttcaattAGTACTGCGGGAAAATACtagtatatataaatacatttaTAAATATACGTACACCTTATTATTAACTAGCGTGTGCgggaataaaaaataaatcctAGGTATGAAACTTATTTTGATTGGGTTGGGAAATTGAAAACGAGACGGACGGGACACTCTGGATAAGCAGTTGGAAAtagtaaaattatattaaattttataaactatttaaaaataataatttcttcaaattaaatttatttacataatattcttttcaaatcATGTCACGAAGGCAAACTTATATTCTAGCTTACGCTGAAATGGGTACGTAAACATAATATGGAGGAATACCAATATCAGGAATCTCAAATTTGCCAGCCCATATGGAATGGGTCCCCTCGGATGTCCAATACTGCAAAATTAACCCTAAGAAATCTGATTTGGCAGAAGAAGAAGCCAAAAGTGCGGGCGTTGCTCTACCACCTCACCAGTGCTACGGAATTCATttcacacttttttttttttttttttgtgaggaTTATTGAGCAAATACTAGGATATTTTGTTATTCAGACTAAGTCAATCTTTGTTTACAAACAATGACCCTTCCCCGAGTGTTAAACAGTGATTATGTTGAATTGGTGGACTCTTTGTCTTTTTGATGTATATGAAAAAAACGTCTTGTGGGGTTTTGGGTGtaaaattgatgaaatattgcgGAAATCGAGATGGGTTTGCTCACAAACAGAGTGAAGAGAATCGAGATCAAGCCAGGGGATCATATTTACACTTACAGAGCATTGTTTGCGTATTCTCATCATGGTTGCTTACAATATCGCCTTTTGTCTTTGTTTAACTTTTTTATGTTTGTTCCAGTAATTATAGTTGTTGAACATCGAAGAAAGTTGCAATGTGGGTTTTATTTGTTTGGATCAAATTGAATGCCTTTTGGTTGTGCGTTCCTTATTTTGATATCCTTTCTGCAAATTGGATGGGATGCAAGTCTTTGGCGTGAACTTCTGCAGTTGTATTCTGTATTAAAATCTGATCCTGGTTCAATAAAATTCTATATTGTGTAAAAGTACCAGCATATTTATGCTGGATGTGGGCTCGTCCTTAATAGGTATATATAAGTTGTTCTctttgtaaaaataataataataataaaatttctgcTGGGCCGAGAGCCGAATTTGGAGTTGATATAACGTATTGGTCACCAAGGGGTCATTTAGACCTTAAAAATTGCCAGCCTTGATTCAGGGATTTGTGAAATTTACAGAGACAAGAAGGAATTAAGAAATACATAGTTTCTGATATCTGCCATTTGATCTACTTCTCCAATGCcaatttaagataatatttcGTCCAGAAAGTTTTTGCTTCTTGGACTCCTCTTTGTCCAACACTTTTAAATGAAGAAACTTAACTACTATATCCTATTTGTTGAGTGTTTTTCTGTGCTATGAGCTTTCAATGTGCTGCTCACGGTTTGAATTCAGCTGCATTGAAGTAAAAGTTAAGACGTTGTTCTTACAAGTTGTTTATAGATTTTTCCAATATTCTTTAGGCTTGTTGATGCAAtctttcaaattaaaaattggTACTGTTATATTTAAAAGCTATATAAACGATCATGTGTTACTCTGTCAGATTAGCCTATGTGAAAATCATCCGTTGAGTCTTACGGCTTGAACCATTGTTTGGTCTGTGTAACATATGATTAGTACCTCCTTTTGACCCTTCTAATATCTGATTGAGCAGGTATCTATGTTGGGGGTAGCAAAGTAGTTCATTTTACCCGTGTTGAAACCTCTTCCACCTCCAGTGATGAACAATACAGCCTTACTGCAGAATGTCCGACCTTTCCTGACTGTGGGTTTAGGCAGCCAAATAGTGGAGTTGTCATATCTTGTCTTGATTGCTTCCTTCGAAATGGTTCACTTTACTGTTTCGAATACGGAGTGATCCCATCCGTTTTCATAGCTAAAGTACGTGGAGGCACTTGTACAACTGCAACATCTGACCCAGTGGAAACAGTCATTCATCGCGCAATGTATTTACTTCAAAATGGATTTGGGAACTATGATGTGTTTCAAAATAACTGCGAGGATTTTGCCTTGTACTGCAAAACAGGACTACTGATTGTCGATCGTCAAGGGGTCGGAAGAAGTGGGCAAGCTTCTTCTGTCATTGGTGCACCAGTGGCAGCTCTTCTTTCTTCTCCTCTGAAGTTTCTATTGCCTAGTCCGGTTGGCGTGGCGACAGTCACAGCAGGAATGTACTGCATGGGCAGGTATGCTACTGATATTGGTGTGCGGAGTGATGTTGTCAAGGTACCCGTTGAAGATCTGGCAGTGAACCTTGGCTGGGCAGATAGTGAAGGAGGTACAACAAATGTGACTGCTACTGTGCAACTTATTAAATGACACCAATCTCATTGGTTCGGATATGAGTGCTGGATATATTGTACTTTCACCCTTACTAAAGTTGAGGGCATAATGCATAGCTGGTGTGGTTTGTGCTATTGGTAATAGAAACTGCTATCACTGCTAGTTGTGCTGTGAAGTGTTGTTCTTCTTTGGAATTTTAGTCGTCTTTTGGTTATTTCGACCGAGACGAACTTGTTAAAAGCTATTTTGGTTGGACAGAATCCAATCACTCGCACACGAAGTGACTCACCTTATTAATACTTCGACTTTTGGTATTTCATGTATTTTCCTATCCGTTGATGGTTATTTTCCTTCCCTTTTGGCTTAGATTTGTTTCACTCTAAGATTTATGTAGGTCAAGTGATGTGCATGAAAAGGCACGCATGAAAGTTTTGAGCAAATTTAATTAGATTATTGGAATTTGGAACACCCATTAAAATGTAAAGCACTGGAAGTAT
This genomic interval from Primulina huaijiensis isolate GDHJ02 chromosome 14, ASM1229523v2, whole genome shotgun sequence contains the following:
- the LOC140957550 gene encoding probable serine/threonine-protein kinase WNK4 isoform X2 codes for the protein MCCGHLKIWKNCTLRYRKRHRSVDMKAVKNWARQILRGLDYLHSQNPPVIHRDLKCDNILVNGNCGEVKIGDLGLATIMQQPTAKSVIGTPEFMAPELYEEEYNELVDIYSFGMCMLEMVALEYPYAECKNPAQIYRKVTSGIKPASLGNVASPEVKEFIEKCLVPASQRLSAKELLKDPFLQINHAKESLHDSLHMSREVPHSVRLMNCGPRSMDIDSEHTLPGSSDSNCMTPSSSVLEFQRLHDNNEFRLKGKKNDDNSISLTLRIGDQGGRVRNIHFLFYLDSDTALAVAAEMVEQLELADHDVAFIADFIDFLIVRILPNRKPTFDWNSSGEISASGLTLIRDQWERSSPPDCPAELMVKQGDGSEFQMDPRICRQRQHDQADLSSNSSFVSSYGAFIMSPCFIPTRNVKFSDGSLTYEATGEVSSIKNENVSKDYNVEVSEMEFRDLYYDCVMHEFGNSSLECALLDQQRRVSKAGSLTSSCSSLTLPDADPETHLKLELDAIETQYQQWFQELSRMRYEAMETTKKRWMMKKNVAFH
- the LOC140957550 gene encoding serine/threonine-protein kinase WNK8-like isoform X1 codes for the protein MSTSGGFGFPPSVVYCSENLSGYSVNCGGYDQADTDYLEACPRARYVRYNEVLGKGAFKTVYKAFDKLDGTECAWNRVKIDDVLRSPEDLEKLYSEVHLLRQLKHENIITFYDAWIDDKKKTINMITELFTSGSLRQYRKRHRSVDMKAVKNWARQILRGLDYLHSQNPPVIHRDLKCDNILVNGNCGEVKIGDLGLATIMQQPTAKSVIGTPEFMAPELYEEEYNELVDIYSFGMCMLEMVALEYPYAECKNPAQIYRKVTSGIKPASLGNVASPEVKEFIEKCLVPASQRLSAKELLKDPFLQINHAKESLHDSLHMSREVPHSVRLMNCGPRSMDIDSEHTLPGSSDSNCMTPSSSVLEFQRLHDNNEFRLKGKKNDDNSISLTLRIGDQGGRVRNIHFLFYLDSDTALAVAAEMVEQLELADHDVAFIADFIDFLIVRILPNRKPTFDWNSSGEISASGLTLIRDQWERSSPPDCPAELMVKQGDGSEFQMDPRICRQRQHDQADLSSNSSFVSSYGAFIMSPCFIPTRNVKFSDGSLTYEATGEVSSIKNENVSKDYNVEVSEMEFRDLYYDCVMHEFGNSSLECALLDQQRRVSKAGSLTSSCSSLTLPDADPETHLKLELDAIETQYQQWFQELSRMRYEAMETTKKRWMMKKNVAFH
- the LOC140956686 gene encoding protein LEAD-SENSITIVE 1; this encodes MGLLTNRVKRIEIKPGDHIYTYRALFAYSHHGIYVGGSKVVHFTRVETSSTSSDEQYSLTAECPTFPDCGFRQPNSGVVISCLDCFLRNGSLYCFEYGVIPSVFIAKVRGGTCTTATSDPVETVIHRAMYLLQNGFGNYDVFQNNCEDFALYCKTGLLIVDRQGVGRSGQASSVIGAPVAALLSSPLKFLLPSPVGVATVTAGMYCMGRYATDIGVRSDVVKVPVEDLAVNLGWADSEGGTTNVTATVQLIK